The Nonlabens spongiae genome contains a region encoding:
- a CDS encoding acyl-CoA thioesterase, with protein MRESTVKISTRYCETDQMGIIHHANYLIYMEQGRVAWLDQLGFSYKAMEEQGVLLPVYHIDIKYRRSAQFGDELTVKTRLRKIPTTKVEFDYEIKNSKGEICTTAYLILVFTNAESFKPMRPLNDFLEKCKELF; from the coding sequence ATGCGAGAAAGCACTGTTAAAATCTCTACCCGATATTGTGAAACAGATCAAATGGGTATAATACACCATGCTAATTACTTGATTTACATGGAACAAGGTCGGGTGGCATGGCTGGATCAATTAGGGTTCTCTTATAAGGCTATGGAGGAGCAGGGCGTGCTTTTACCTGTGTATCATATAGATATAAAGTATAGAAGAAGTGCGCAGTTTGGAGATGAGTTAACAGTTAAAACACGGCTTCGTAAAATCCCCACTACTAAGGTTGAATTTGATTACGAAATCAAAAATTCAAAAGGTGAAATTTGCACAACGGCTTATCTAATTTTGGTTTTTACTAATGCTGAATCTTTTAAACCCATGCGTCCCTTAAATGACTTTTTGGAAAAGTGTAAGGAACTTTTTTAA
- a CDS encoding pyridoxamine 5'-phosphate oxidase family protein, with protein sequence MLPKLFDKIIDEWKSSYRNRFHPNKYVALSTIDLNGFPRSRTVAVREVHDNLDVIIFTDARSAKVDQLNKTPKACILACNHKKLEQLRWDGELSVIQDEKEVKRLFQKVGQKSLKDHTTVSAPGSAIKNPDEVEYLSRKESYFMALRFKSKRLEYLKLKCPNHLRALFT encoded by the coding sequence ATGCTTCCCAAATTATTTGATAAGATAATCGACGAATGGAAATCCAGTTACAGAAATAGATTTCACCCTAATAAATATGTCGCACTTTCCACGATCGATCTAAATGGTTTTCCCAGATCGCGTACCGTTGCAGTGCGAGAAGTCCATGATAATCTAGATGTTATCATATTCACAGATGCTCGATCAGCCAAGGTGGATCAACTCAACAAGACTCCTAAAGCATGCATACTCGCTTGTAACCATAAAAAGTTAGAACAATTGAGATGGGATGGCGAGCTTTCTGTAATTCAAGATGAAAAAGAAGTCAAGAGATTGTTTCAAAAGGTAGGGCAGAAGTCTCTAAAGGATCACACTACTGTAAGTGCTCCAGGATCTGCCATCAAAAATCCTGATGAAGTAGAGTACTTGTCACGTAAAGAATCCTATTTTATGGCACTACGTTTTAAATCAAAACGCCTTGAGTACCTTAAGTTGAAATGCCCTAATCATCTTAGGGCTCTTTTTACCTGA
- a CDS encoding IMPACT family protein: protein MTDSYKTLEKNTEEILFKDKGSKFYATAFPLSDPEDMNEILSELNKKHPKAGHHCYAWKIGSGDDNYRINDDGEPRNSAGATIYGQIQSYELSDVAVVVSRIFGGTKLGVSGLINAYKTSAALALDKAEIITKVITEDIIVQFEYPQMSQIMRWIDENGLLIKKQNLTASCEMVISVPQSKVQEHIELLNSWHPIIAKENI, encoded by the coding sequence TTGACCGATTCTTATAAAACACTAGAGAAGAATACTGAAGAGATTCTTTTTAAAGACAAGGGTAGTAAGTTTTATGCCACCGCATTCCCACTTTCTGATCCGGAAGATATGAACGAGATTCTGAGTGAACTAAATAAGAAGCATCCCAAAGCTGGTCACCATTGCTATGCCTGGAAAATAGGATCTGGTGATGACAATTATAGGATAAACGACGACGGCGAGCCCAGAAACAGTGCTGGGGCTACTATATATGGTCAGATCCAGAGTTATGAACTAAGTGATGTCGCTGTAGTAGTCAGTAGAATTTTTGGAGGAACTAAATTAGGAGTGAGCGGTCTTATCAATGCCTACAAAACAAGCGCAGCTCTTGCTCTCGATAAAGCCGAAATCATCACTAAAGTAATTACGGAAGATATCATTGTTCAGTTTGAGTATCCACAAATGAGCCAAATCATGCGATGGATTGATGAAAATGGGCTTCTTATCAAAAAACAAAACCTCACCGCATCATGTGAGATGGTGATTTCCGTACCACAATCCAAGGTTCAGGAACATATTGAACTCCTCAACAGCTGGCATCCCATCATAGCAAAAGAAAATATTTGA
- the ribD gene encoding bifunctional diaminohydroxyphosphoribosylaminopyrimidine deaminase/5-amino-6-(5-phosphoribosylamino)uracil reductase RibD translates to MQHHEKYMQRCLELAKNGLGTTYPNPLVGSVIFNSENKIIGEGWHYQSGQPHAEVNAVLNAENKGHSDFSDATIYVNLEPCSHTGKTPPCASMIIKKGFKKVVIGTLDPHDKVAGRGVKLLESAGIKCIIGVLSNECKELNRRFFTYHRKRRPYVILKWAETSDGYIAPLKKLDRSPVWITNSYSKQRAHKLRAQEQAILVGAKTVIDDNPSLTCRSWKGFHPTRVVLDSLENLSKDSAVFSNEAQTLILNRKTREVDGILSDLFQNGIQSVIIEGGVKTIQEFIDKGMWDEAYQFMGTEVLFHEGVQTPKLSGKFLLHTREIIENDVLKIYRKS, encoded by the coding sequence ATGCAGCATCATGAAAAATACATGCAGCGGTGCCTAGAACTTGCAAAAAATGGTCTGGGCACTACGTATCCCAACCCTCTTGTAGGAAGCGTTATATTCAATTCTGAAAATAAAATAATAGGAGAAGGCTGGCATTATCAATCAGGGCAACCCCATGCCGAAGTGAATGCTGTTCTCAATGCAGAGAACAAAGGTCATAGCGATTTCTCAGATGCCACAATCTACGTCAATCTGGAACCTTGCTCACATACTGGGAAGACGCCTCCTTGCGCCAGCATGATTATTAAAAAAGGATTTAAGAAAGTGGTAATAGGCACGCTGGACCCGCACGACAAGGTTGCAGGTCGCGGCGTTAAATTGCTAGAGTCTGCAGGAATTAAATGCATTATAGGAGTTCTATCAAATGAGTGTAAAGAGCTTAACAGAAGATTCTTTACTTATCATCGCAAACGAAGGCCGTATGTCATTCTCAAATGGGCCGAAACGAGCGATGGATACATCGCACCTTTAAAAAAGCTCGATAGATCCCCTGTCTGGATTACTAATTCTTACAGTAAGCAACGAGCGCATAAACTTAGGGCTCAGGAACAGGCGATTCTGGTAGGAGCAAAAACGGTGATAGACGACAATCCGTCGCTTACCTGCAGATCTTGGAAAGGTTTTCATCCCACCCGTGTTGTACTAGATTCTTTGGAAAATTTATCAAAAGACAGCGCGGTATTCAGTAATGAGGCACAAACTCTTATTCTCAATCGCAAAACAAGAGAAGTAGATGGAATTCTATCAGATTTATTTCAGAATGGTATTCAGTCGGTTATTATTGAGGGAGGTGTAAAAACGATTCAAGAGTTTATCGATAAGGGAATGTGGGACGAGGCTTATCAGTTTATGGGGACAGAGGTTTTATTCCATGAGGGCGTTCAAACGCCAAAACTTAGTGGGAAGTTTCTACTACACACAAGAGAAATCATCGAGAATGATGTTTTAAAAATTTATAGAAAATCATGA
- a CDS encoding DUF2851 family protein — protein sequence MREDFIHYLWKFKKLNGLELLTTTGKRIVIKSLGQHNHHSGPDFFNGRLSIDGQEWAGNIEMHLKASDWFLHGHDDDPAYNNVILHVVWTHDADIATRDGLKIPVLEVSRYVDPDLLKSYQNLFKVKQQQFINCENSIPQINPFKISQWKEKLFIERLEQKSLRISKLLERNTGDWEATFLQLLARSFGTKVNADAFEQTARSMAPSVVRKLAKDAFQLESTLLGQAGLLEKDTEDQYMVDCRREYAFAKAKHSLKPIDTAMKFFRIRPVNYPTIRLSQLARLYHFNPLLFGEVLLCKNLDELYDLFNVKASSYWDDHHVFGKQSKNREKYLSRDFVDLLIINCVVPIKFAYAQYEGKDNVEDLMELLSVLKPENNTIVEGFMRLITVDNAVDSQAVLQLKPNYCDVNKCLSCDIGVGLLRG from the coding sequence ATGCGCGAGGACTTTATTCATTACCTGTGGAAGTTCAAAAAACTGAACGGTCTAGAATTGTTGACCACGACTGGAAAACGCATTGTGATTAAATCGCTGGGTCAGCATAACCACCATTCAGGACCTGATTTTTTTAATGGTCGCTTGAGTATAGATGGTCAGGAATGGGCAGGGAATATAGAAATGCATTTGAAGGCGAGCGACTGGTTTCTTCACGGTCACGATGATGATCCAGCCTATAATAATGTGATCCTGCACGTGGTCTGGACACATGACGCAGATATTGCTACGCGCGACGGGCTTAAAATTCCTGTTCTAGAAGTCTCCAGATACGTCGATCCTGATTTGTTGAAATCCTACCAAAATCTATTCAAGGTAAAGCAGCAACAATTTATCAATTGCGAAAATAGTATTCCTCAAATTAATCCGTTTAAAATTTCTCAGTGGAAAGAGAAGCTTTTTATTGAACGATTGGAGCAAAAATCGCTACGCATATCAAAGTTGCTAGAGAGAAACACTGGCGACTGGGAGGCAACTTTTTTGCAGTTGCTTGCACGTAGTTTTGGCACAAAGGTTAATGCTGATGCTTTTGAGCAGACTGCGCGCAGCATGGCACCATCGGTCGTGCGCAAACTTGCAAAGGATGCGTTTCAGCTTGAATCTACCTTGCTTGGGCAGGCTGGTTTGCTAGAAAAAGATACTGAAGATCAATACATGGTGGATTGTAGGAGAGAGTACGCTTTCGCGAAAGCGAAACACTCCTTAAAACCCATCGACACGGCCATGAAATTCTTCAGGATTCGGCCGGTAAATTATCCTACGATCAGACTCTCCCAACTCGCAAGGTTATATCATTTTAACCCTTTACTATTTGGTGAGGTGTTGCTCTGTAAGAATCTTGATGAGCTTTACGATTTGTTCAATGTTAAAGCAAGCTCTTACTGGGATGATCATCACGTTTTTGGCAAGCAGTCAAAGAATCGGGAGAAATATTTGTCCAGAGATTTTGTGGATCTTCTCATTATCAACTGTGTCGTACCGATAAAGTTTGCTTATGCGCAGTATGAGGGTAAGGATAATGTTGAAGACCTCATGGAGTTACTCTCAGTGCTCAAACCAGAGAACAATACCATAGTAGAAGGATTCATGCGCTTGATTACTGTGGATAACGCCGTGGACAGTCAGGCTGTTCTACAATTGAAGCCTAATTACTGTGACGTGAATAAGTGTCTCTCTTGTGATATAGGAGTTGGTCTATTACGAGGCTAG
- a CDS encoding PspC family transcriptional regulator, with protein sequence MSIVTNLRHYMEKYGFYVSTRLADRMGIKARNVRITFIYFTFATLGAGFAIYLIIAFWLKLKDLIYVKRSSVFDL encoded by the coding sequence ATGAGTATTGTAACAAATTTGCGCCATTATATGGAGAAGTATGGCTTCTACGTCTCTACCCGTCTGGCAGATCGTATGGGAATCAAGGCTCGCAACGTGCGCATTACTTTTATTTACTTTACGTTTGCCACATTAGGGGCTGGATTTGCCATTTATCTGATAATAGCGTTTTGGCTGAAGTTAAAAGATTTGATCTACGTAAAGCGCAGTTCTGTTTTTGACCTATAA
- a CDS encoding potassium channel family protein: MSRKIKIAALLVLTVLITGVVGFRITMDLSWVDALYMTVITVTTVGYREINDPTPEAKIFTILLISISVVIVGYAVSVITEFLLSKNNAEEIRRKRSEKHLKNMKNHIIVCGYGRNGKQAVQKLLDYKKDFIIVEQDQQVIDDCGLDQVNFIRGNANEDEVLIKAGIEKSSTLITALPEDADNLFIVLSARQLNKDLKIISRATEDTSYKKLKLAGADNVILPDTIGGQHMASLIVSPDLIEFWDQLSYGGSEGVNLEQVSFEQMFDEQRECSILDLNMRQKTGCTIIGYKSPDGEYIVNPDPSQKLTQGSKIIVVGNTDQIQQLQRAYRINTEVT, encoded by the coding sequence GTGAGTAGAAAGATCAAAATTGCAGCTCTACTGGTGCTAACAGTGTTGATTACCGGTGTGGTAGGATTCAGGATTACGATGGATCTATCATGGGTCGATGCACTCTACATGACGGTGATAACGGTAACTACTGTAGGGTATCGTGAAATTAACGATCCCACTCCAGAAGCTAAGATTTTTACAATACTCCTCATCTCGATAAGTGTAGTGATAGTGGGTTATGCAGTCTCAGTGATCACAGAATTTTTGCTTTCAAAAAATAACGCCGAAGAAATAAGACGGAAGCGCTCTGAAAAACATCTTAAGAATATGAAGAACCACATCATTGTCTGCGGTTATGGACGTAATGGAAAACAAGCTGTTCAAAAACTGCTGGATTACAAAAAAGATTTTATCATCGTAGAACAAGATCAACAAGTGATTGACGATTGTGGGCTGGATCAGGTGAATTTCATCAGAGGGAACGCAAATGAAGACGAGGTACTCATTAAAGCGGGCATAGAAAAATCTTCAACCCTTATCACAGCTCTACCTGAAGATGCTGATAATCTTTTTATAGTTCTGAGTGCTCGACAGCTCAATAAGGATTTAAAAATCATATCACGCGCCACGGAAGATACCTCATATAAAAAATTAAAACTTGCAGGAGCTGATAATGTAATCCTACCCGATACCATAGGAGGTCAGCACATGGCGTCGTTGATTGTTAGCCCAGATTTGATTGAATTTTGGGATCAATTGTCATACGGTGGGAGTGAAGGTGTGAATTTAGAGCAAGTGAGTTTTGAGCAAATGTTTGATGAGCAGCGAGAGTGTTCCATTCTTGATCTTAACATGCGTCAAAAAACAGGTTGCACCATCATAGGTTACAAATCTCCAGATGGAGAATATATCGTGAATCCAGACCCTTCCCAAAAACTTACTCAAGGATCTAAAATCATCGTTGTAGGAAATACTGATCAGATACAGCAGTTACAGCGTGCATACCGTATTAACACTGAGGTAACATAA
- a CDS encoding amino acid carrier protein — protein sequence MKKIFLLSCFALLSAVGLAQELDLEAVVSNPSNEINDGVVEVKVSGGQAPYTYKWSNQATSLKSAKAEELTEGIDYTVIVTDSQGESATGVYRVGAESIPEIFNGTAVPAVQGLGSILFWDPFSAIGIYDPVIYAEQKNIPVPGWEAGTEDKYTLQKWLVADGKKVTKGQPIAVITTNGSNETTIESLAKGTLIHNTAEGEVIYDGKDTADLIERGAHFLASVEYDEKIPIVHPNGDPVTKPIFFIVVWLVLGATFFTIRMGFINLRGFKHSFDLARGKFDDPNAPGQVTHFQALATAVSGTVGLGNIAGVAVAISVGGAGATFWMIIAGLLGMSSKFVECTLGVKYRKILPDGRVFGGPMNYLRDGLSAQGKGNLGKALAVLFAILAVGASFGGGNMFQANQSFEQLESQFPVLAGQGVWFGVITAVLVGVVIIGGIQSIAKVTGKVVPIMAGTYIVAALVVIIINIENVGPALEAIYDGAFSPSALKGGVIGVLITGFRRAAFSNEAGVGSAAIAHSAAKTNHPVSEGFVALLEPFIDTVVVCTLTALVLIFTGMHEVQGMGGAELTSTAFGSVISWFPYVLAIAVFLFAFSTMISWSYYGMRAWTYLFGKSKKSELIYKLIFLVFVVVGASVSLGAVLDFSDMMILAMSFPNIIGLLLMSGEVRRDLREYMRKLRAGELGLKKAA from the coding sequence ATGAAGAAGATATTTCTATTAAGTTGTTTTGCACTTTTATCTGCAGTTGGCTTGGCTCAAGAGCTTGACCTTGAAGCAGTTGTGTCAAATCCTTCAAATGAAATAAATGATGGTGTTGTTGAGGTAAAGGTTTCTGGCGGACAAGCACCTTATACCTATAAGTGGTCTAACCAAGCAACTTCTTTAAAATCCGCTAAAGCAGAAGAATTAACGGAAGGAATCGATTATACCGTTATTGTTACTGATTCACAAGGTGAATCTGCTACAGGTGTTTATAGGGTCGGTGCTGAAAGTATCCCAGAAATATTCAATGGTACAGCGGTACCTGCCGTTCAGGGTCTAGGGAGTATTTTGTTTTGGGACCCGTTTTCGGCCATAGGGATTTATGATCCAGTAATCTATGCAGAACAAAAGAATATACCCGTTCCAGGATGGGAAGCAGGTACTGAAGATAAATACACGCTGCAAAAATGGCTTGTAGCCGATGGGAAAAAAGTAACTAAAGGTCAACCTATCGCTGTAATTACTACTAACGGCTCTAATGAAACGACCATCGAGTCACTAGCTAAGGGAACGTTGATCCACAATACTGCTGAGGGAGAAGTCATCTATGACGGTAAAGATACCGCTGACTTAATTGAGCGCGGTGCCCACTTTCTTGCAAGTGTAGAATATGATGAAAAAATTCCTATCGTTCACCCTAATGGAGATCCTGTAACTAAGCCGATCTTTTTTATTGTAGTGTGGCTCGTTCTGGGAGCTACGTTCTTTACTATTAGAATGGGCTTCATCAATCTAAGAGGATTTAAACACAGTTTTGATCTTGCTCGCGGAAAGTTTGATGATCCTAATGCTCCTGGTCAAGTAACGCATTTTCAAGCTTTGGCTACTGCTGTTTCAGGAACCGTAGGTTTAGGAAATATTGCGGGTGTCGCCGTAGCAATATCGGTAGGTGGTGCCGGAGCGACATTCTGGATGATTATTGCTGGTCTTTTAGGTATGTCGTCAAAGTTTGTAGAGTGTACGCTTGGGGTTAAGTATCGTAAGATATTACCTGATGGGCGCGTTTTCGGTGGGCCTATGAACTATTTGAGAGATGGACTTTCTGCTCAAGGAAAAGGAAACTTAGGTAAAGCGCTTGCTGTATTGTTTGCCATTCTCGCGGTAGGAGCATCCTTCGGTGGAGGAAATATGTTCCAGGCTAATCAATCTTTTGAGCAGTTAGAATCACAATTCCCAGTGCTCGCTGGTCAAGGTGTCTGGTTTGGTGTCATCACGGCAGTGTTAGTAGGTGTAGTTATCATCGGTGGAATTCAAAGTATTGCCAAGGTTACAGGTAAGGTCGTACCCATCATGGCCGGAACATATATTGTTGCCGCTCTAGTAGTTATTATTATCAACATAGAAAATGTAGGACCGGCACTAGAAGCTATATACGACGGAGCTTTCAGTCCATCTGCCTTAAAAGGTGGTGTGATAGGAGTTTTAATAACAGGATTTAGAAGGGCAGCCTTCTCAAATGAGGCGGGTGTAGGTTCTGCCGCAATCGCACACAGTGCTGCAAAAACAAACCATCCGGTTTCTGAAGGTTTTGTGGCGCTATTAGAGCCGTTCATCGACACGGTAGTGGTTTGCACACTTACAGCCTTAGTATTGATTTTTACAGGAATGCATGAAGTTCAAGGTATGGGTGGCGCAGAGCTTACCAGTACGGCTTTCGGTAGCGTGATTTCTTGGTTCCCGTATGTTCTCGCCATTGCCGTATTCCTTTTTGCATTTTCAACCATGATCAGTTGGTCTTACTACGGTATGCGTGCATGGACTTACTTATTCGGTAAAAGCAAAAAGTCTGAGTTGATCTATAAATTGATTTTCTTAGTGTTTGTAGTGGTAGGAGCTAGTGTAAGTCTAGGAGCAGTTCTAGATTTCTCAGATATGATGATACTAGCCATGTCGTTCCCTAACATAATTGGATTATTGTTGATGTCTGGTGAGGTGCGCAGAGATTTGAGAGAGTACATGCGCAAGCTCAGAGCTGGAGAACTTGGTCTGAAAAAAGCTGCATAA
- a CDS encoding helix-hairpin-helix domain-containing protein: MNLFKSLFAFDTRQRRGIFILILLLVIVLAVRFYFEKDHDETPLEYSVNEKYQQKIDSIKRSHAAKRDTIYPFNPNYITDYRGYKLGLSLEELDRLSRFRESGKFINSPAQFQQVTQVSDQWLDSISPYFKFPAWVNNRNRNKYKTGNPSKPSKPQDLNKATADQLKEVYGIGPALSKRIIEERSRLGGFIDIKQMRTIYGLTDSTTTRIMEKFYISKNSNVKLIALNQATKDELLSIPYFNDYLVNELIKQRTLRDGFNSWDEVMLTSRFPEEKLPLIQLYLTLD; the protein is encoded by the coding sequence ATGAATTTGTTTAAGTCCCTCTTTGCTTTCGATACCCGTCAGCGCAGAGGGATTTTTATTTTAATTCTACTTTTAGTAATCGTTTTAGCGGTAAGATTTTATTTTGAAAAAGATCACGATGAAACTCCTCTGGAATACTCTGTTAATGAGAAATATCAGCAAAAAATTGATTCCATTAAAAGGAGTCATGCTGCAAAAAGAGATACCATTTATCCTTTTAATCCTAATTACATCACAGACTATCGCGGGTATAAACTGGGATTGAGTCTAGAAGAGCTGGATCGATTGTCTCGCTTTCGCGAAAGCGGAAAATTCATCAACAGTCCCGCCCAGTTCCAGCAAGTGACACAGGTAAGCGATCAATGGCTGGACAGCATCTCGCCTTATTTTAAGTTCCCTGCTTGGGTAAACAACAGGAATCGCAATAAGTATAAAACTGGAAACCCGAGCAAACCCTCAAAACCTCAGGACCTGAACAAAGCCACTGCTGATCAACTTAAAGAAGTCTATGGAATAGGTCCCGCACTTTCCAAGAGAATCATTGAAGAAAGATCACGACTGGGCGGGTTTATTGATATAAAACAAATGCGTACTATATATGGCCTAACCGATTCCACCACAACCAGGATCATGGAGAAATTCTACATTTCAAAGAATTCAAATGTGAAGTTGATCGCTCTAAATCAGGCTACTAAAGACGAGCTGTTAAGCATTCCCTATTTTAACGACTATCTGGTTAATGAATTAATCAAGCAACGCACGTTGAGAGATGGTTTTAACTCATGGGATGAAGTGATGCTGACTTCCCGATTTCCAGAGGAAAAATTGCCTTTAATTCAGCTATATTTGACGCTTGATTAA
- a CDS encoding acyl-CoA dehydrogenase family protein gives MYSKYFTEEHNVFRESFREFLNKEVVPHVDRWEETGQIDREIFRKMGEMGYFALYYPEAYGGLDLDFFYTVIFLEEMQRINSGGFAAAMWVQAFLGAQHLLKEGDERIKQEYLVPTLTGEKIGCLAITEPFGGSDVAGMRTTAVKEGDHYIINGSKTFITNGVYSDYLVVAAKTNPEAKGRGISIFVMDRDTPGISATKLNKLGWRASDTGEIGFDNVKIPAENLMGKEGKGFPYIMQHFALERLIMGINAHARAEYAIEYTIEYMKERTAFGQSLNKFQALRHNLSDMLSEVEMAKCFNYAISEELDKGLYPVKEASMSKLLSTKIADEVIYKCLQYLGGYGYIEEYPLARMWRDSRLGPIGGGTSEIMREIIAKMTLDGKDYKPVAG, from the coding sequence ATGTATTCAAAATATTTTACCGAAGAGCACAACGTGTTCAGAGAGAGTTTTAGAGAGTTTTTAAACAAAGAAGTTGTTCCGCACGTAGACCGTTGGGAAGAAACCGGTCAGATAGACCGTGAGATTTTCCGAAAGATGGGGGAGATGGGCTACTTTGCTCTTTACTATCCTGAGGCATATGGTGGTCTTGATCTAGACTTTTTCTATACGGTTATATTTCTTGAAGAAATGCAACGTATCAACTCAGGTGGATTTGCAGCAGCGATGTGGGTGCAGGCATTTCTAGGTGCACAACATTTACTAAAAGAAGGAGACGAGCGTATCAAGCAAGAGTACCTTGTCCCTACGTTAACTGGTGAAAAGATAGGTTGTCTTGCCATTACCGAACCTTTTGGCGGTAGTGATGTTGCGGGAATGCGCACCACGGCGGTAAAAGAAGGTGACCATTATATTATCAATGGTTCAAAGACCTTTATTACAAACGGTGTTTATTCTGATTATCTAGTAGTTGCTGCAAAAACAAATCCTGAAGCTAAAGGGCGAGGAATTTCCATCTTTGTAATGGATCGTGATACCCCAGGTATCAGCGCTACAAAACTGAACAAACTGGGCTGGAGAGCTAGCGACACCGGTGAGATAGGTTTTGACAATGTGAAGATACCTGCTGAGAACCTTATGGGTAAAGAGGGAAAAGGGTTCCCTTATATCATGCAGCACTTTGCGCTGGAACGTCTAATCATGGGAATCAACGCACACGCTCGAGCAGAATATGCCATCGAGTATACTATTGAATATATGAAGGAGCGTACGGCTTTTGGCCAATCGCTTAACAAGTTCCAGGCATTACGTCACAACCTTTCTGACATGTTGAGTGAGGTAGAGATGGCAAAATGTTTCAATTACGCAATTTCAGAGGAACTGGATAAAGGCTTATATCCTGTAAAGGAGGCCAGCATGTCAAAATTGCTTTCCACAAAAATTGCTGATGAAGTAATTTACAAGTGCCTACAATATTTAGGTGGATACGGCTATATAGAAGAATATCCGCTTGCACGTATGTGGCGAGACAGTCGTCTAGGTCCTATAGGTGGTGGAACCAGCGAGATCATGCGTGAGATAATCGCAAAGATGACGCTGGATGGTAAGGATTACAAGCCTGTGGCGGGTTGA
- the rpsU gene encoding 30S ribosomal protein S21, whose protein sequence is MLIIPVKDGENIDRALKRFKRKFDRTGKMRELRSRQQFTKPSVAKRAQKIKAQYVQQLRDAENI, encoded by the coding sequence ATGTTAATTATACCAGTAAAGGACGGAGAAAATATCGATAGAGCTCTAAAGCGTTTCAAAAGAAAATTTGATCGTACGGGCAAAATGCGTGAGTTGCGTAGCAGACAGCAGTTTACCAAACCGTCTGTAGCAAAGAGAGCTCAAAAAATCAAAGCTCAGTACGTCCAGCAACTACGTGACGCAGAGAACATCTAA
- a CDS encoding tyrosine-type recombinase/integrase gives MYLIEFIDYLSLERNYSKHTVAAYKSDLVQFFEFLDIEEVESPILVNYSIVRGWVATLLEEELSKRSANRKIASIKAYYKFLLSQELIEVNPLSSHRGLKEDRQVEVPFSEEEVRTLLDAEVNKDDFEALRDRIIIELLYVTGMRRSEIINLKVQDVDFTGRVIKILGKRNKERRIPLLGNVAEHLKQYLELRSMVTQSDIPEMLVTDKGLKMYPNFVYRKIKSYFRSISLKVKVSPHILRHSFATHLLNNGADLISVKELLGHSSLSSTQVYTHMGMQGLKEVYGKAHPRANK, from the coding sequence ATGTATCTAATTGAATTCATAGACTATCTCTCTTTAGAGAGGAACTATTCAAAACATACGGTTGCTGCTTATAAAAGCGATCTCGTACAATTTTTTGAATTTTTAGATATAGAAGAGGTTGAGAGCCCTATTCTTGTAAATTACAGTATTGTTCGTGGCTGGGTCGCTACACTGCTAGAGGAGGAGCTTTCTAAACGGTCAGCCAATAGAAAAATAGCATCAATAAAGGCTTACTATAAATTTCTATTGAGTCAGGAATTAATTGAAGTGAATCCACTTTCTTCTCATAGGGGTCTCAAAGAAGATCGTCAAGTGGAAGTTCCTTTTTCAGAAGAAGAGGTCCGTACCCTTCTGGATGCTGAAGTAAATAAAGATGATTTTGAAGCTTTACGTGACCGGATCATTATTGAGTTGTTGTATGTAACTGGCATGCGTAGATCTGAGATCATCAACCTCAAAGTCCAGGATGTAGATTTTACTGGTAGAGTGATCAAGATTTTGGGAAAGCGTAACAAGGAGCGTAGAATACCGCTTTTAGGAAACGTTGCTGAGCATTTAAAACAATATCTAGAGTTAAGATCAATGGTAACCCAATCTGATATTCCAGAAATGTTGGTCACTGACAAAGGGCTCAAAATGTATCCAAATTTTGTTTATCGTAAGATAAAGTCTTACTTTAGATCAATATCTCTTAAAGTAAAGGTCAGTCCACACATATTGCGTCACAGTTTTGCGACGCATTTATTGAACAATGGAGCTGATCTTATTTCTGTAAAAGAATTACTGGGACATAGTAGTCTTTCATCTACACAAGTTTATACCCACATGGGAATGCAGGGTTTAAAAGAGGTTTATGGCAAGGCACATCCCAGGGCAAATAAATAA